One part of the Mobula birostris isolate sMobBir1 chromosome 17, sMobBir1.hap1, whole genome shotgun sequence genome encodes these proteins:
- the polr1e gene encoding DNA-directed RNA polymerase I subunit RPA49 has protein sequence MAAHVVWKYRDNTEQGPEQWATLVQFSNGKLTNSENVGFRLHKNIHKNNPRKKHQLILSAETDRLTYVGNNFGQSALKCNSLCKYFVGVLNKSTGKMEVHNAQLFNMQPFFPGESVTEENTNEKQFSYREKVDSLIEAFGTIKQKHALNSRRLNQVGNETLQEAVAKAAENIIDKKGISALANESSQFESQDTSVFLPPCHADADKPEDVYRFEDIISTTEYQAIKPYCEPLKVSTAEEIHQLTQTGNYSTFILESLKSLPQDEESRDHKIHCLFYLQILIKLHNFKKHEFKHKDSLGSDVADVVKNSLMKNFTVLTYNNGRVKNTIPVSMKAKIVAYIIALALHIHNFQIDLTLLQQDLKISENKILDIARAMGLKVGKTKVNISGGVAKDHKMASLSLPLVVQSRTRRKRKKMT, from the exons TTCAGTTTTCCAATGGAAAGCTTACAAATTCAGAAAATGTGGGATTTCGACTACATAAAAATATTCATAAAAATAATCCCCGGAAGAAGCATCAACTGATCTTG TCTGCTGAAACAGACAGGCTGACGTACGTTGGAAATAATTTTGGACAAAGCGCTCTCAAGTGTAACTCACTATGCAA GTATTTTGTTGGCGTGTTAAATAAAAGTACTGGGAAGATGGAAGTGCACAACGCTCAGCTGTTTAACATGCAGCCCTTCTTTCCTG GTGAATCTGTGACAGAAGAAAATACCAATGAGAAGCAATTCTCTTATCGTGAGAAG GTGGACTCCCTTATTGAAGCGTTTGGTACCATCAAGCAGAAACATGCCCTGAACTCTCGCAGATTGAATCAGGTTGGGAATGAGACATTGCAGGAGGCTGTGGCCAAAGCAGCAGAAAACATCATTGATAAAAAAGGAATCTCAG CTTTGGCCAATGAATCATCTCAGTTTGAGTCACAGGACACATCAGTCTTTCTTCCGCCTTGCCATGCCGATGCAGACAAGCCCGAGGATGTTTACAGGTTTGAGGACA TCATTTCAACTACTGAGTATCAAGCAATCAAGCCATACTGCGAACCACTGAAGGTTAGCACTGCAGAAGAAATTCATCAGTTGACACAAACTGGCAA CTACTCAACTTTTATTCTGGAATCACTTAAATCATTACCTCAAGATGAGGAAAGTCGTGATCATAAGATTCACTGCCTGTTTTATCTTCAGATTCTGATCAAATTACACAACTTTAAAAAGCATGAATTCAAGCACAAAG ATTCCCTTGGGAGTGATGTTGCAGATGTTGTAAAAAACAGTTTGATGAAAAATTTCACCGTATTGACATACAACAATGGACG TGTGAAAAATACAATCCCAGTCTCCATGAAAGCTAAGATAGTAGCATATATTATTGCATTGGCTTTACACATTCACAATTTTCAAATTGACCTCACGCTCCTGCAGCAAGATTTGAAAATCAGTGAGAACaa AATTTTGGACATTGCAAGAGCGATGGGTTTAAAAGTTGGAAAGACAAAAGTGAATATTTCTGGTGGTGTTGCAAAGGAccataaaatggcttctctttcATTACCATTGGTGGTGCAAAGTAGAACTCgtaggaaaaggaagaaaatgacgtaa